A stretch of Mastomys coucha isolate ucsf_1 unplaced genomic scaffold, UCSF_Mcou_1 pScaffold1, whole genome shotgun sequence DNA encodes these proteins:
- the Batf3 gene encoding basic leucine zipper transcriptional factor ATF-like 3 isoform X3, with translation MSQGPPAGSVLQRNVASPGNQPQSPKDDDRKVRRREKNRVAAQRSRKKQTQKADKLHEAGPVLVRTSPLACVSPGLYAGCTFEIECGLSTLDFLFSRGS, from the exons ATGTCGCAAGGGCCCCCCGCGGGCAGCGTGCTGCAGAGGAACGTGGCTTCGCCCGGGAACCAGCCGCAG AGCCCCAAGGACGATGACAGGAAGGTtcgaaggagagagaaaaaccgGGTTGCAGCTCAGAGGAGCCGGAAGAAGCAGACCCAGAAGGCTGACAAGCTCCATGAG GCAGGCCCAGTGCTCGTCAGGACTTCACCTCTTGCTTGCGTGTCCCCGGGGCTCTATGCAGGATGCACTTTCGAGATTGAGTGTGGTCTCTCCACCCTGGACTTTCTCTTCTCACGTGGTAGCTAA
- the Batf3 gene encoding basic leucine zipper transcriptional factor ATF-like 3 isoform X1, with product MSQGPPAGSVLQRNVASPGNQPQSPKDDDRKVRRREKNRVAAQRSRKKQTQKADKLHEEHESLEQENSVLRREIAKLKEELRHLSEALKEHEKMCPLLLCPMNFVQLRPDPVASCLPR from the exons ATGTCGCAAGGGCCCCCCGCGGGCAGCGTGCTGCAGAGGAACGTGGCTTCGCCCGGGAACCAGCCGCAG AGCCCCAAGGACGATGACAGGAAGGTtcgaaggagagagaaaaaccgGGTTGCAGCTCAGAGGAGCCGGAAGAAGCAGACCCAGAAGGCTGACAAGCTCCATGAG GAGCACGAGAGCCTGGAGCAGGAGAACTCTGTGCTGCGCAGGGAGATTGCGAAGCTGAAGGAGGAGCTGCGGCACCTGAGCGAGGCGCTGAAGGAGCACGAGAAGATGTGCCCCCTGCTGCTGTGCCCCATGAACTTTGTGCAGCTTCGGCCGGACCCTGTGGCCAGCTGTCTGCCGCGATGA
- the Batf3 gene encoding basic leucine zipper transcriptional factor ATF-like 3 isoform X2, with amino-acid sequence MLPRATHCMLGVTFLVLSLEQPDAVGKTDSMYPCLLVQPKACRSGYCSRSWEPSKKQEHESLEQENSVLRREIAKLKEELRHLSEALKEHEKMCPLLLCPMNFVQLRPDPVASCLPR; translated from the exons ATGCTCCCGAGAGCCACGCACTGCATGCTGGGAGTAACATTTCTCG TTCTGAGCCTCGAACAGCCTGATGCAGTAGGAAAGACAGACAGCATGTATCCGTGTCTTTTAGTACAGCCAAAGGCATGCCGTTCTGGGTACTGTTCCAGGAGTTGGGAACCCTCCAAAAAGCAG GAGCACGAGAGCCTGGAGCAGGAGAACTCTGTGCTGCGCAGGGAGATTGCGAAGCTGAAGGAGGAGCTGCGGCACCTGAGCGAGGCGCTGAAGGAGCACGAGAAGATGTGCCCCCTGCTGCTGTGCCCCATGAACTTTGTGCAGCTTCGGCCGGACCCTGTGGCCAGCTGTCTGCCGCGATGA